In Leptodesmis sichuanensis A121, the following are encoded in one genomic region:
- a CDS encoding alpha/beta fold hydrolase, protein MQVLDTIAAVPGHFWQWRQQSIYYVKAGERHSDRPPLLLIHGFGASTDHWRKNVAGLSQDFEVWAIDLLGFGRSAKPEIPYSGDVWRDQLHDFITEVIGQPVVLAGNSLGGYAALCVAAQRPQSAAGLVLINSAGPFTDIQGTTKPDPVRAVMGSVVRTLFQQDWASFLLFQYVRQKPMIRKTLEKVYLDQSAVTDRLVEEIYQPSCDPGAPKVFASVFRTPQGEKVDVLLGQLTCPLLMLWGEADPWINARERGAKFRHYHPQLTEYYLRAGHCPHDEVPDQVNELMRSWVLSFSTD, encoded by the coding sequence ATGCAGGTTCTCGATACGATCGCGGCAGTTCCCGGTCACTTCTGGCAATGGCGGCAACAATCGATTTATTACGTGAAAGCAGGCGAACGGCACTCCGATCGTCCTCCTTTGTTGTTGATTCACGGCTTTGGAGCCTCCACCGATCACTGGCGCAAAAATGTTGCCGGGTTAAGTCAGGATTTTGAAGTGTGGGCGATCGATTTGCTGGGCTTTGGCCGCTCGGCGAAACCGGAAATTCCCTATAGTGGCGATGTCTGGCGCGATCAGCTACATGATTTCATTACGGAGGTGATCGGTCAGCCTGTGGTGTTGGCTGGTAATTCGCTGGGCGGCTATGCGGCTCTTTGTGTGGCGGCTCAACGACCGCAATCTGCCGCTGGATTGGTGCTGATTAACAGTGCTGGCCCCTTTACCGACATTCAGGGGACGACCAAACCGGATCCCGTACGAGCAGTGATGGGCAGTGTGGTGAGAACCCTATTCCAGCAGGACTGGGCCAGCTTTTTGCTGTTTCAATACGTGCGGCAGAAGCCGATGATTCGCAAAACCCTGGAAAAAGTGTATCTGGATCAAAGCGCGGTGACCGATCGGCTGGTGGAAGAAATCTATCAGCCCTCCTGTGATCCGGGTGCGCCCAAGGTGTTTGCCTCTGTCTTCCGGACTCCCCAGGGAGAAAAAGTGGATGTGCTGCTCGGCCAACTCACCTGTCCTCTGCTGATGTTGTGGGGTGAAGCCGACCCCTGGATTAATGCCAGAGAACGGGGTGCCAAGTTCCGCCACTACCATCCTCAATTGACGGAATACTATCTGCGGGCGGGCCACTGTCCCCATGATGAGGTGCCCGATCAGGTGAATGAGTTGATGCGATCGTGGGTCTTGTCTTTCTCCACTGATTAA